The Arctopsyche grandis isolate Sample6627 chromosome 5, ASM5162203v2, whole genome shotgun sequence genome includes a window with the following:
- the Cip4 gene encoding formin-binding protein 1-like Cip4 isoform X9, producing the protein MSWGTELWDQYDSLSIHSQKGIDFLEKVGHFMKDRCAIETEYAGKLRRLVKNYQPKKKEEDDYQFTPCKAFRVMMNEINDLAGQHEVVAENLGASVIRDLTLLTKELKEERKKHLNEGSKLSQTLQAQEIVLERSHRNYEKAFREAERAIDNYQRAEADLNLSRADVEKQRINMTSKSQQCEETKIEYANQLQKTNDLRRSHYNLLLPEVFRQLQELDEKRIKNIKNFIHNSAEIERNVFPIISKCIDGIVRAGDLINEKEDTLMVIERYKSGFVPPGDHPFEDLSKSGGSGNGIGGDSIDGHRGGSDPSLHHQQHHTVKGTMSGGKLKKRVGIFGIFSSNKNNMSMDAKEDYGDLPPNQRRKRLEAKLQELKKQVNQEQAAMDGLMKMKGVYEANTALGDPMTVEGQLNECCNKLEKLHAEVARYSNWLESAQGGAGVGNGAGASNNTGAIAPYSHSKLNGGGVHRSESDSSVSAPAHKNSAPNTPQPNHGSGGSPESGLGTSHNSLGAGGPTVAVSEIETSEFDGEFYPEEPLQPLGTCKALYPFEATSEGSMGMQEGEELLLVELDQGDGWTRVRRAHLAQEGFVPTTYIQCTLYS; encoded by the exons GACCAATATGACAGTCTGTCGATCCACTCACAAAAAGGCATCGACTTTCTGGAGAAAGTCGGTCATTTCATGAAGGATCGTTGCGCCATAGAAACAGAATATGCAGGAAAACTTAG GAGATTAGTGAAAAATTACCAACCCAAGAAAAAAGAGGAAGATGACTATCA ATTCACACCTTGTAAAGCATTCCGCGTGATGATGAATGAAATAAACGATTTGGCGGGTCAACACGAAGTCGTAGCGGAAAACCTCGGGGCTAGCGTAATCCGAGATCTCACATTGCTTACGAAAGAATTGAAAGAAGAAAGAAaa AAACACTTAAACGAGGGTTCAAAACTGTCGCAGACTTTGCAAGCTCAAGAGATAGTATTAGAACGTTCACATCGAAATTATGAAAAAGCTTTCCGGGAAGCGGAAAGAGCGATAGACAATTATCAACGTGCGGAGGCTGATCTTAATCTTAGTAGAGCAGAT gTAGAAAAACAGCGAATAAATATGACTTCCAAATCGCAACAGTGCGAGGAGACTAAAATAGAATACGCTAACCAAttacaaaaaacaaatgacCTTCGTAGATCACATTATAATCTTTTACTTCCAGAAGTATTCAGACAACTTCAG GAACTAGACGAAAAAAGAAtaaagaatattaaaaattttatacacaattcAGCCGAGATCGAAAGAAACGTCTTtccaataatttcaaaatgtatagaCGGCATAGTGAGAGCGGGAgatttaataaatgaaaaagag GACACATTGATGGTGATCGAACGGTACAAGTCTGGATTTGTACCACCCGGCGATCATCCTTTCGAGGATCTCAGTAAATCTGGCGGATCTGGTAACGGAATCGGAGGTGATTCGATCGACGGACACCGCGGTGGTTCCGATCCGTCTTTGCATCATCAGCAGCACCATACAGTTAAAGGGACAATGTCGGGGGGGAAATTGAAAAAGCGTGTAGGAATCTTTGGAATATTTAGCTCAAATAag aaTAATATGTCTATGGATGCAAAGGAGGATTATGGAGACTTGCCACCCAATCAACGACGAAAACGGCTCGAAGCCAAATTGCAAGAATTGAAAAAACAG gttaACCAAGAACAAGCTGCAATGGATGGCTTAATGAAAATGAAAGGAGTTTACGAAGCCAACACGGCTTTAGGTGATCCTATGACAGTTGAAG GTCAGCTCAATGAATGTTGCaacaaattagaaaaattacaTGCGGAAGTCGCCAGGTATAGTAATTGGTTAGAATCGGCTCAAGGTGGAGCAGGGGTGGGCAATGGCGCCGGAGCCAGCAACAACACGGGGGCGATAGCTCCATACTCGCATTCGAAACTCAACGGAGGAGGCGTCCATAG GTCGGAGAGCGACAGTAGTGTTAGCGCACCCGCTCATAAAAACTCTGCCCCGAACACGCCGCAACCGAACCATGG CTCTGGTGGTAGTCCCGAGTCTGGTTTGGGCACGTCGCATAACAGTTTAGGGGCAGGTGGACCTACGGTAGCCGTAAGTGAAATAGAAACCAGCGAATTCGATGGAGAATTCTATCCCGAAGAACCGTTACAACCTCTCGGCACGTGTAAAGCGCTATATCCATTCGAAG caACTTCCGAGGGTTCAATGGGTATGCAAGAAGGTGAAGAATTGTTGTTAGTGGAATTGGATCAGGGCGATGGTTGGACTAGAGTCCGTCGAGCACATCTCGCTCAAGAAGGATTCGTTCC
- the Cip4 gene encoding formin-binding protein 1-like Cip4 isoform X1, producing the protein MSWGTELWDQYDSLSIHSQKGIDFLEKVGHFMKDRCAIETEYAGKLRRLVKNYQPKKKEEDDYQFTPCKAFRVMMNEINDLAGQHEVVAENLGASVIRDLTLLTKELKEERKKHLNEGSKLSQTLQAQEIVLERSHRNYEKAFREAERAIDNYQRAEADLNLSRADVEKQRINMTSKSQQCEETKIEYANQLQKTNDLRRSHYNLLLPEVFRQLQELDEKRIKNIKNFIHNSAEIERNVFPIISKCIDGIVRAGDLINEKEDTLMVIERYKSGFVPPGDHPFEDLSKSGGSGNGIGGDSIDGHRGGSDPSLHHQQHHTVKGTMSGGKLKKRVGIFGIFSSNKKLIEACHSVKNNMSMDAKEDYGDLPPNQRRKRLEAKLQELKKQVNQEQAAMDGLMKMKGVYEANTALGDPMTVEGQLNECCNKLEKLHAEVARYSNWLESAQGGAGVGNGAGASNNTGAIAPYSHSKLNGGGVHRHSIGSNEESLSRSESDSSVSAPAHKNSAPNTPQPNHGSGGSPESGLGTSHNSLGAGGPTVAVSEIETSEFDGEFYPEEPLQPLGTCKALYPFEATSEGSMGMQEGEELLLVELDQGDGWTRVRRAHLAQEGFVPTTYIQCTLYS; encoded by the exons GACCAATATGACAGTCTGTCGATCCACTCACAAAAAGGCATCGACTTTCTGGAGAAAGTCGGTCATTTCATGAAGGATCGTTGCGCCATAGAAACAGAATATGCAGGAAAACTTAG GAGATTAGTGAAAAATTACCAACCCAAGAAAAAAGAGGAAGATGACTATCA ATTCACACCTTGTAAAGCATTCCGCGTGATGATGAATGAAATAAACGATTTGGCGGGTCAACACGAAGTCGTAGCGGAAAACCTCGGGGCTAGCGTAATCCGAGATCTCACATTGCTTACGAAAGAATTGAAAGAAGAAAGAAaa AAACACTTAAACGAGGGTTCAAAACTGTCGCAGACTTTGCAAGCTCAAGAGATAGTATTAGAACGTTCACATCGAAATTATGAAAAAGCTTTCCGGGAAGCGGAAAGAGCGATAGACAATTATCAACGTGCGGAGGCTGATCTTAATCTTAGTAGAGCAGAT gTAGAAAAACAGCGAATAAATATGACTTCCAAATCGCAACAGTGCGAGGAGACTAAAATAGAATACGCTAACCAAttacaaaaaacaaatgacCTTCGTAGATCACATTATAATCTTTTACTTCCAGAAGTATTCAGACAACTTCAG GAACTAGACGAAAAAAGAAtaaagaatattaaaaattttatacacaattcAGCCGAGATCGAAAGAAACGTCTTtccaataatttcaaaatgtatagaCGGCATAGTGAGAGCGGGAgatttaataaatgaaaaagag GACACATTGATGGTGATCGAACGGTACAAGTCTGGATTTGTACCACCCGGCGATCATCCTTTCGAGGATCTCAGTAAATCTGGCGGATCTGGTAACGGAATCGGAGGTGATTCGATCGACGGACACCGCGGTGGTTCCGATCCGTCTTTGCATCATCAGCAGCACCATACAGTTAAAGGGACAATGTCGGGGGGGAAATTGAAAAAGCGTGTAGGAATCTTTGGAATATTTAGCTCAAATAag AAGTTGATCGAGGCCTGTCACTCGGTGAAG aaTAATATGTCTATGGATGCAAAGGAGGATTATGGAGACTTGCCACCCAATCAACGACGAAAACGGCTCGAAGCCAAATTGCAAGAATTGAAAAAACAG gttaACCAAGAACAAGCTGCAATGGATGGCTTAATGAAAATGAAAGGAGTTTACGAAGCCAACACGGCTTTAGGTGATCCTATGACAGTTGAAG GTCAGCTCAATGAATGTTGCaacaaattagaaaaattacaTGCGGAAGTCGCCAGGTATAGTAATTGGTTAGAATCGGCTCAAGGTGGAGCAGGGGTGGGCAATGGCGCCGGAGCCAGCAACAACACGGGGGCGATAGCTCCATACTCGCATTCGAAACTCAACGGAGGAGGCGTCCATAG acATTCCATTGGTAGTAATGAAGAATCCCTATCTAGGTCGGAGAGCGACAGTAGTGTTAGCGCACCCGCTCATAAAAACTCTGCCCCGAACACGCCGCAACCGAACCATGG CTCTGGTGGTAGTCCCGAGTCTGGTTTGGGCACGTCGCATAACAGTTTAGGGGCAGGTGGACCTACGGTAGCCGTAAGTGAAATAGAAACCAGCGAATTCGATGGAGAATTCTATCCCGAAGAACCGTTACAACCTCTCGGCACGTGTAAAGCGCTATATCCATTCGAAG caACTTCCGAGGGTTCAATGGGTATGCAAGAAGGTGAAGAATTGTTGTTAGTGGAATTGGATCAGGGCGATGGTTGGACTAGAGTCCGTCGAGCACATCTCGCTCAAGAAGGATTCGTTCC
- the Cip4 gene encoding formin-binding protein 1-like Cip4 isoform X4: protein MSWGTELWDQYDSLSIHSQKGIDFLEKVGHFMKDRCAIETEYAGKLRRLVKNYQPKKKEEDDYQFTPCKAFRVMMNEINDLAGQHEVVAENLGASVIRDLTLLTKELKEERKKHLNEGSKLSQTLQAQEIVLERSHRNYEKAFREAERAIDNYQRAEADLNLSRADVEKQRINMTSKSQQCEETKIEYANQLQKTNDLRRSHYNLLLPEVFRQLQELDEKRIKNIKNFIHNSAEIERNVFPIISKCIDGIVRAGDLINEKEDTLMVIERYKSGFVPPGDHPFEDLSKSGGSGNGIGGDSIDGHRGGSDPSLHHQQHHTVKGTMSGGKLKKRVGIFGIFSSNKNNMSMDAKEDYGDLPPNQRRKRLEAKLQELKKQVNQEQAAMDGLMKMKGVYEANTALGDPMTVEGQLNECCNKLEKLHAEVARYSNWLESAQGGAGVGNGAGASNNTGAIAPYSHSKLNGGGVHRHSIGSNEESLSRSESDSSVSAPAHKNSAPNTPQPNHGSGGSPESGLGTSHNSLGAGGPTVAVSEIETSEFDGEFYPEEPLQPLGTCKALYPFEATSEGSMGMQEGEELLLVELDQGDGWTRVRRAHLAQEGFVPTTYIQCTLYS from the exons GACCAATATGACAGTCTGTCGATCCACTCACAAAAAGGCATCGACTTTCTGGAGAAAGTCGGTCATTTCATGAAGGATCGTTGCGCCATAGAAACAGAATATGCAGGAAAACTTAG GAGATTAGTGAAAAATTACCAACCCAAGAAAAAAGAGGAAGATGACTATCA ATTCACACCTTGTAAAGCATTCCGCGTGATGATGAATGAAATAAACGATTTGGCGGGTCAACACGAAGTCGTAGCGGAAAACCTCGGGGCTAGCGTAATCCGAGATCTCACATTGCTTACGAAAGAATTGAAAGAAGAAAGAAaa AAACACTTAAACGAGGGTTCAAAACTGTCGCAGACTTTGCAAGCTCAAGAGATAGTATTAGAACGTTCACATCGAAATTATGAAAAAGCTTTCCGGGAAGCGGAAAGAGCGATAGACAATTATCAACGTGCGGAGGCTGATCTTAATCTTAGTAGAGCAGAT gTAGAAAAACAGCGAATAAATATGACTTCCAAATCGCAACAGTGCGAGGAGACTAAAATAGAATACGCTAACCAAttacaaaaaacaaatgacCTTCGTAGATCACATTATAATCTTTTACTTCCAGAAGTATTCAGACAACTTCAG GAACTAGACGAAAAAAGAAtaaagaatattaaaaattttatacacaattcAGCCGAGATCGAAAGAAACGTCTTtccaataatttcaaaatgtatagaCGGCATAGTGAGAGCGGGAgatttaataaatgaaaaagag GACACATTGATGGTGATCGAACGGTACAAGTCTGGATTTGTACCACCCGGCGATCATCCTTTCGAGGATCTCAGTAAATCTGGCGGATCTGGTAACGGAATCGGAGGTGATTCGATCGACGGACACCGCGGTGGTTCCGATCCGTCTTTGCATCATCAGCAGCACCATACAGTTAAAGGGACAATGTCGGGGGGGAAATTGAAAAAGCGTGTAGGAATCTTTGGAATATTTAGCTCAAATAag aaTAATATGTCTATGGATGCAAAGGAGGATTATGGAGACTTGCCACCCAATCAACGACGAAAACGGCTCGAAGCCAAATTGCAAGAATTGAAAAAACAG gttaACCAAGAACAAGCTGCAATGGATGGCTTAATGAAAATGAAAGGAGTTTACGAAGCCAACACGGCTTTAGGTGATCCTATGACAGTTGAAG GTCAGCTCAATGAATGTTGCaacaaattagaaaaattacaTGCGGAAGTCGCCAGGTATAGTAATTGGTTAGAATCGGCTCAAGGTGGAGCAGGGGTGGGCAATGGCGCCGGAGCCAGCAACAACACGGGGGCGATAGCTCCATACTCGCATTCGAAACTCAACGGAGGAGGCGTCCATAG acATTCCATTGGTAGTAATGAAGAATCCCTATCTAGGTCGGAGAGCGACAGTAGTGTTAGCGCACCCGCTCATAAAAACTCTGCCCCGAACACGCCGCAACCGAACCATGG CTCTGGTGGTAGTCCCGAGTCTGGTTTGGGCACGTCGCATAACAGTTTAGGGGCAGGTGGACCTACGGTAGCCGTAAGTGAAATAGAAACCAGCGAATTCGATGGAGAATTCTATCCCGAAGAACCGTTACAACCTCTCGGCACGTGTAAAGCGCTATATCCATTCGAAG caACTTCCGAGGGTTCAATGGGTATGCAAGAAGGTGAAGAATTGTTGTTAGTGGAATTGGATCAGGGCGATGGTTGGACTAGAGTCCGTCGAGCACATCTCGCTCAAGAAGGATTCGTTCC
- the Cip4 gene encoding formin-binding protein 1-like Cip4 isoform X11 encodes MSWGTELWDQYDSLSIHSQKGIDFLEKVGHFMKDRCAIETEYAGKLRRLVKNYQPKKKEEDDYQFTPCKAFRVMMNEINDLAGQHEVVAENLGASVIRDLTLLTKELKEERKKHLNEGSKLSQTLQAQEIVLERSHRNYEKAFREAERAIDNYQRAEADLNLSRADVEKQRINMTSKSQQCEETKIEYANQLQKTNDLRRSHYNLLLPEVFRQLQELDEKRIKNIKNFIHNSAEIERNVFPIISKCIDGIVRAGDLINEKEDTLMVIERYKSGFVPPGDHPFEDLSKSGGSGNGIGGDSIDGHRGGSDPSLHHQQHHTVKGTMSGGKLKKRVGIFGIFSSNKEDYGDLPPNQRRKRLEAKLQELKKQVNQEQAAMDGLMKMKGVYEANTALGDPMTVEGQLNECCNKLEKLHAEVARYSNWLESAQGGAGVGNGAGASNNTGAIAPYSHSKLNGGGVHRSESDSSVSAPAHKNSAPNTPQPNHGSGGSPESGLGTSHNSLGAGGPTVAVSEIETSEFDGEFYPEEPLQPLGTCKALYPFEATSEGSMGMQEGEELLLVELDQGDGWTRVRRAHLAQEGFVPTTYIQCTLYS; translated from the exons GACCAATATGACAGTCTGTCGATCCACTCACAAAAAGGCATCGACTTTCTGGAGAAAGTCGGTCATTTCATGAAGGATCGTTGCGCCATAGAAACAGAATATGCAGGAAAACTTAG GAGATTAGTGAAAAATTACCAACCCAAGAAAAAAGAGGAAGATGACTATCA ATTCACACCTTGTAAAGCATTCCGCGTGATGATGAATGAAATAAACGATTTGGCGGGTCAACACGAAGTCGTAGCGGAAAACCTCGGGGCTAGCGTAATCCGAGATCTCACATTGCTTACGAAAGAATTGAAAGAAGAAAGAAaa AAACACTTAAACGAGGGTTCAAAACTGTCGCAGACTTTGCAAGCTCAAGAGATAGTATTAGAACGTTCACATCGAAATTATGAAAAAGCTTTCCGGGAAGCGGAAAGAGCGATAGACAATTATCAACGTGCGGAGGCTGATCTTAATCTTAGTAGAGCAGAT gTAGAAAAACAGCGAATAAATATGACTTCCAAATCGCAACAGTGCGAGGAGACTAAAATAGAATACGCTAACCAAttacaaaaaacaaatgacCTTCGTAGATCACATTATAATCTTTTACTTCCAGAAGTATTCAGACAACTTCAG GAACTAGACGAAAAAAGAAtaaagaatattaaaaattttatacacaattcAGCCGAGATCGAAAGAAACGTCTTtccaataatttcaaaatgtatagaCGGCATAGTGAGAGCGGGAgatttaataaatgaaaaagag GACACATTGATGGTGATCGAACGGTACAAGTCTGGATTTGTACCACCCGGCGATCATCCTTTCGAGGATCTCAGTAAATCTGGCGGATCTGGTAACGGAATCGGAGGTGATTCGATCGACGGACACCGCGGTGGTTCCGATCCGTCTTTGCATCATCAGCAGCACCATACAGTTAAAGGGACAATGTCGGGGGGGAAATTGAAAAAGCGTGTAGGAATCTTTGGAATATTTAGCTCAAATAag GAGGATTATGGAGACTTGCCACCCAATCAACGACGAAAACGGCTCGAAGCCAAATTGCAAGAATTGAAAAAACAG gttaACCAAGAACAAGCTGCAATGGATGGCTTAATGAAAATGAAAGGAGTTTACGAAGCCAACACGGCTTTAGGTGATCCTATGACAGTTGAAG GTCAGCTCAATGAATGTTGCaacaaattagaaaaattacaTGCGGAAGTCGCCAGGTATAGTAATTGGTTAGAATCGGCTCAAGGTGGAGCAGGGGTGGGCAATGGCGCCGGAGCCAGCAACAACACGGGGGCGATAGCTCCATACTCGCATTCGAAACTCAACGGAGGAGGCGTCCATAG GTCGGAGAGCGACAGTAGTGTTAGCGCACCCGCTCATAAAAACTCTGCCCCGAACACGCCGCAACCGAACCATGG CTCTGGTGGTAGTCCCGAGTCTGGTTTGGGCACGTCGCATAACAGTTTAGGGGCAGGTGGACCTACGGTAGCCGTAAGTGAAATAGAAACCAGCGAATTCGATGGAGAATTCTATCCCGAAGAACCGTTACAACCTCTCGGCACGTGTAAAGCGCTATATCCATTCGAAG caACTTCCGAGGGTTCAATGGGTATGCAAGAAGGTGAAGAATTGTTGTTAGTGGAATTGGATCAGGGCGATGGTTGGACTAGAGTCCGTCGAGCACATCTCGCTCAAGAAGGATTCGTTCC
- the Cip4 gene encoding formin-binding protein 1-like Cip4 isoform X7 encodes MSWGTELWDQYDSLSIHSQKGIDFLEKVGHFMKDRCAIETEYAGKLRRLVKNYQPKKKEEDDYQFTPCKAFRVMMNEINDLAGQHEVVAENLGASVIRDLTLLTKELKEERKKHLNEGSKLSQTLQAQEIVLERSHRNYEKAFREAERAIDNYQRAEADLNLSRADVEKQRINMTSKSQQCEETKIEYANQLQKTNDLRRSHYNLLLPEVFRQLQELDEKRIKNIKNFIHNSAEIERNVFPIISKCIDGIVRAGDLINEKEDTLMVIERYKSGFVPPGDHPFEDLSKSGGSGNGIGGDSIDGHRGGSDPSLHHQQHHTVKGTMSGGKLKKRVGIFGIFSSNKEDYGDLPPNQRRKRLEAKLQELKKQVNQEQAAMDGLMKMKGVYEANTALGDPMTVEGQLNECCNKLEKLHAEVARYSNWLESAQGGAGVGNGAGASNNTGAIAPYSHSKLNGGGVHRHSIGSNEESLSRSESDSSVSAPAHKNSAPNTPQPNHGSGGSPESGLGTSHNSLGAGGPTVAVSEIETSEFDGEFYPEEPLQPLGTCKALYPFEATSEGSMGMQEGEELLLVELDQGDGWTRVRRAHLAQEGFVPTTYIQCTLYS; translated from the exons GACCAATATGACAGTCTGTCGATCCACTCACAAAAAGGCATCGACTTTCTGGAGAAAGTCGGTCATTTCATGAAGGATCGTTGCGCCATAGAAACAGAATATGCAGGAAAACTTAG GAGATTAGTGAAAAATTACCAACCCAAGAAAAAAGAGGAAGATGACTATCA ATTCACACCTTGTAAAGCATTCCGCGTGATGATGAATGAAATAAACGATTTGGCGGGTCAACACGAAGTCGTAGCGGAAAACCTCGGGGCTAGCGTAATCCGAGATCTCACATTGCTTACGAAAGAATTGAAAGAAGAAAGAAaa AAACACTTAAACGAGGGTTCAAAACTGTCGCAGACTTTGCAAGCTCAAGAGATAGTATTAGAACGTTCACATCGAAATTATGAAAAAGCTTTCCGGGAAGCGGAAAGAGCGATAGACAATTATCAACGTGCGGAGGCTGATCTTAATCTTAGTAGAGCAGAT gTAGAAAAACAGCGAATAAATATGACTTCCAAATCGCAACAGTGCGAGGAGACTAAAATAGAATACGCTAACCAAttacaaaaaacaaatgacCTTCGTAGATCACATTATAATCTTTTACTTCCAGAAGTATTCAGACAACTTCAG GAACTAGACGAAAAAAGAAtaaagaatattaaaaattttatacacaattcAGCCGAGATCGAAAGAAACGTCTTtccaataatttcaaaatgtatagaCGGCATAGTGAGAGCGGGAgatttaataaatgaaaaagag GACACATTGATGGTGATCGAACGGTACAAGTCTGGATTTGTACCACCCGGCGATCATCCTTTCGAGGATCTCAGTAAATCTGGCGGATCTGGTAACGGAATCGGAGGTGATTCGATCGACGGACACCGCGGTGGTTCCGATCCGTCTTTGCATCATCAGCAGCACCATACAGTTAAAGGGACAATGTCGGGGGGGAAATTGAAAAAGCGTGTAGGAATCTTTGGAATATTTAGCTCAAATAag GAGGATTATGGAGACTTGCCACCCAATCAACGACGAAAACGGCTCGAAGCCAAATTGCAAGAATTGAAAAAACAG gttaACCAAGAACAAGCTGCAATGGATGGCTTAATGAAAATGAAAGGAGTTTACGAAGCCAACACGGCTTTAGGTGATCCTATGACAGTTGAAG GTCAGCTCAATGAATGTTGCaacaaattagaaaaattacaTGCGGAAGTCGCCAGGTATAGTAATTGGTTAGAATCGGCTCAAGGTGGAGCAGGGGTGGGCAATGGCGCCGGAGCCAGCAACAACACGGGGGCGATAGCTCCATACTCGCATTCGAAACTCAACGGAGGAGGCGTCCATAG acATTCCATTGGTAGTAATGAAGAATCCCTATCTAGGTCGGAGAGCGACAGTAGTGTTAGCGCACCCGCTCATAAAAACTCTGCCCCGAACACGCCGCAACCGAACCATGG CTCTGGTGGTAGTCCCGAGTCTGGTTTGGGCACGTCGCATAACAGTTTAGGGGCAGGTGGACCTACGGTAGCCGTAAGTGAAATAGAAACCAGCGAATTCGATGGAGAATTCTATCCCGAAGAACCGTTACAACCTCTCGGCACGTGTAAAGCGCTATATCCATTCGAAG caACTTCCGAGGGTTCAATGGGTATGCAAGAAGGTGAAGAATTGTTGTTAGTGGAATTGGATCAGGGCGATGGTTGGACTAGAGTCCGTCGAGCACATCTCGCTCAAGAAGGATTCGTTCC
- the Cip4 gene encoding formin-binding protein 1-like Cip4 isoform X6 produces MSWGTELWDQYDSLSIHSQKGIDFLEKVGHFMKDRCAIETEYAGKLRRLVKNYQPKKKEEDDYQFTPCKAFRVMMNEINDLAGQHEVVAENLGASVIRDLTLLTKELKEERKKHLNEGSKLSQTLQAQEIVLERSHRNYEKAFREAERAIDNYQRAEADLNLSRADVEKQRINMTSKSQQCEETKIEYANQLQKTNDLRRSHYNLLLPEVFRQLQELDEKRIKNIKNFIHNSAEIERNVFPIISKCIDGIVRAGDLINEKEDTLMVIERYKSGFVPPGDHPFEDLSKSGGSGNGIGGDSIDGHRGGSDPSLHHQQHHTVKGTMSGGKLKKRVGIFGIFSSNKKLIEACHSVKNNMSMDAKEDYGDLPPNQRRKRLEAKLQELKKQVNQEQAAMDGLMKMKGVYEANTALGDPMTVEGQLNECCNKLEKLHAEVARYSNWLESAQGGAGVGNGAGASNNTGAIAPYSHSKLNGGGVHRSESDSSVSAPAHKNSAPNTPQPNHGSGGSPESGLGTSHNSLGAGGPTVAVSEIETSEFDGEFYPEEPLQPLGTCKALYPFEATSEGSMGMQEGEELLLVELDQGDGWTRVRRAHLAQEGFVPTTYIQCTLYS; encoded by the exons GACCAATATGACAGTCTGTCGATCCACTCACAAAAAGGCATCGACTTTCTGGAGAAAGTCGGTCATTTCATGAAGGATCGTTGCGCCATAGAAACAGAATATGCAGGAAAACTTAG GAGATTAGTGAAAAATTACCAACCCAAGAAAAAAGAGGAAGATGACTATCA ATTCACACCTTGTAAAGCATTCCGCGTGATGATGAATGAAATAAACGATTTGGCGGGTCAACACGAAGTCGTAGCGGAAAACCTCGGGGCTAGCGTAATCCGAGATCTCACATTGCTTACGAAAGAATTGAAAGAAGAAAGAAaa AAACACTTAAACGAGGGTTCAAAACTGTCGCAGACTTTGCAAGCTCAAGAGATAGTATTAGAACGTTCACATCGAAATTATGAAAAAGCTTTCCGGGAAGCGGAAAGAGCGATAGACAATTATCAACGTGCGGAGGCTGATCTTAATCTTAGTAGAGCAGAT gTAGAAAAACAGCGAATAAATATGACTTCCAAATCGCAACAGTGCGAGGAGACTAAAATAGAATACGCTAACCAAttacaaaaaacaaatgacCTTCGTAGATCACATTATAATCTTTTACTTCCAGAAGTATTCAGACAACTTCAG GAACTAGACGAAAAAAGAAtaaagaatattaaaaattttatacacaattcAGCCGAGATCGAAAGAAACGTCTTtccaataatttcaaaatgtatagaCGGCATAGTGAGAGCGGGAgatttaataaatgaaaaagag GACACATTGATGGTGATCGAACGGTACAAGTCTGGATTTGTACCACCCGGCGATCATCCTTTCGAGGATCTCAGTAAATCTGGCGGATCTGGTAACGGAATCGGAGGTGATTCGATCGACGGACACCGCGGTGGTTCCGATCCGTCTTTGCATCATCAGCAGCACCATACAGTTAAAGGGACAATGTCGGGGGGGAAATTGAAAAAGCGTGTAGGAATCTTTGGAATATTTAGCTCAAATAag AAGTTGATCGAGGCCTGTCACTCGGTGAAG aaTAATATGTCTATGGATGCAAAGGAGGATTATGGAGACTTGCCACCCAATCAACGACGAAAACGGCTCGAAGCCAAATTGCAAGAATTGAAAAAACAG gttaACCAAGAACAAGCTGCAATGGATGGCTTAATGAAAATGAAAGGAGTTTACGAAGCCAACACGGCTTTAGGTGATCCTATGACAGTTGAAG GTCAGCTCAATGAATGTTGCaacaaattagaaaaattacaTGCGGAAGTCGCCAGGTATAGTAATTGGTTAGAATCGGCTCAAGGTGGAGCAGGGGTGGGCAATGGCGCCGGAGCCAGCAACAACACGGGGGCGATAGCTCCATACTCGCATTCGAAACTCAACGGAGGAGGCGTCCATAG GTCGGAGAGCGACAGTAGTGTTAGCGCACCCGCTCATAAAAACTCTGCCCCGAACACGCCGCAACCGAACCATGG CTCTGGTGGTAGTCCCGAGTCTGGTTTGGGCACGTCGCATAACAGTTTAGGGGCAGGTGGACCTACGGTAGCCGTAAGTGAAATAGAAACCAGCGAATTCGATGGAGAATTCTATCCCGAAGAACCGTTACAACCTCTCGGCACGTGTAAAGCGCTATATCCATTCGAAG caACTTCCGAGGGTTCAATGGGTATGCAAGAAGGTGAAGAATTGTTGTTAGTGGAATTGGATCAGGGCGATGGTTGGACTAGAGTCCGTCGAGCACATCTCGCTCAAGAAGGATTCGTTCC